From the Helianthus annuus cultivar XRQ/B chromosome 17, HanXRQr2.0-SUNRISE, whole genome shotgun sequence genome, the window ttgGTTCTGGAAAGGtaattttttaaaagattttgggtaaaaaaaattaaaaaaaaaagtagaagTCGAGTTCCTACAAGTTCTCACAACTCGATTTAGTTCCTAGTTTAACTCGCCCATTCACAATAAAACTACTTTTTGATCCATATTTAGAGCATCCTTAGTGGATGGTTACGTTGGCGTAGGGTGCGCCAGCACAAAAGCATGTTGCACATTGTGCTAGTATAAGCATTGGTAGGGCGTGGGTGCATCCATGGGAGAGATCCACAACCATGAACATAGGGCGATGATTTCGAACAAAAAAAGTACTTATTTATGTTAGCCTCGAAATAGTTAagtttacaaaactatttttcaAGCCTCgaaataactaaataaaactaCTTGTTTATATTAAAAGCTTTTATATGGTTAGACGGTTCGGATGATAAAAATacaatatataattaaaaaatttAATGGTATTAAAAATTTATAATAGTTCAAAttgtagttttttttatttttataagtaTTTTAGTAGTGATAACATTACATTATTTAACTATGTAATACACAGGATTCTAACCTACTATTACATATATTCAAATGCTAAAAAAGTTTCACAGTTTTACTCTAAAGCATTCATAAAATGTTCTCTATTGCATCCATTTCACTCAAATatagagagaaaaaaaaaagtaaattttTCATCTCCATCAAATCTCTAAAATAGAGATAGGGTTTAGAGAAACTACACTAGTTCTCTAAGTATTGATGTTCACTACTCATCTCTAAATATAGTTTTGTGAGTGTATAAAACtagaaaaaacaataaaataagtaTTTGTAAGTATGGTACAAATAGAGATAGAGAATTTGATGTGAgggatttttaaaaaataaacaaatgtgtaGAGAAAAATGTGTATTTGAGTTAATCCAAAGTGATGGAGATAGAGAAGCTACTATAAATGCTCTAACTggcatagaaaaacaattaaagcATTTTAGATTTTGATTAGCAAAAATGAGTGACAGGATCAACATGAAAGTTAACAAGTTGACCATTACACAATCAAGATAATCTTTCTTAAATTAAGAAGTTTAACATTACACAATAACTCGATGCATAAATAATCTCCATGTCTAAATCGGGTTGACGGTTATTGATCTTCGTCAAGTATCAGAGCAGGAGATGCAACGGCTTCTAAACTCGGAAACTTCTTTGGCAAAATGAAAGTAGGCCCTTCAACAGCAGTACCTTTACATGACATTGCTAGAGAGTAGCCTAATGCTCGTGCAACTGGAACAGCCACTGCATTTCCAACTTGTATATATCTGCAAGATTTTTATAAAACTAGTTATCTCTTGTTTACGAATCTTATATAACTGGTTTATTAATATGGTTATTAAAAGGATATCATTATGTATTTGTGTTACCTTTCTTTGATGGGACCAAGAAGTTTATAGTAGTCAGGAAACCCCTGAAGCCTTGCATTCTCACGAATTGTTAAAACTCGATCTTGAAGAGGGTGGAGAATGGCCTTAAAAATAATTAATTAGTTAGGAAGCATATTAGCAAGCAAACTTGTTTAATTAAATAAAGGTTAATTTTTAACAATGATTATGAGGTTTATACCTGATTGTGAGGTTCTGCCCTGGTGACGACAGTAGGTACAATTTCATCCCACCAAAGACGTCCAAATGGTCTGCGTATgaataaaatgataaaaataaaaacaataccAAATAATATTTTACGTTTGCATATAAAAGAAACTCGGGTATAAGGATTACTTTGATGATCGTCCGTCTACAAAACTCATGGCATAATCAGGAACCTGTCATCAAGAAAAAAGAAACGGTTAATGGAAAATTAGAAATACACACGaatgagtgtgtgtgtgtgtgtagcaACACTCACCAATGGTTTTCCTGAAGGTAAATATACCCTCTCCACATCAGGGTCCCATTCAACATGATTGTCATCACGAACCCGAACACCTTTCAGATCCCTGAAATTTGCACCCTGAAAAAAAAAGAATTGAATAAAGATACTACATTAATTAATACATTATAAAGAAAGTAATTATGCACTAAAAATGTAACAAACCTTTCTCTTGGGAATTTGACAGACACGCTGATAATCATCATCGTTACATTTATATGGACGGTGATCATACAGAAGATGTTCTGATGAACCCACAGTTACACCAGAAAATCCAGGCATATCTAAATAACAAAAATAACAAGCTTAGTTTTGAATGTCACCTCTAATTTTAAACGACAACTCTTGTTATAGAAGATAACACACTGAATAGTGTATACCATAATGAATACAAGAACATATTAATCTAAATAAAATACAAATTGAAATAAAGATATGATGATCCCACAAACCTTCCTTCTTGAGTCTTATAAACTTCTGGAATTCTGTCGCAGGCATATCCCCGTAAGGAATTTCATCTCTTTCTTCATCATTTGCCACCTAAAAGCatcaaataaaaacaatgttttactTCTCATCTTAAAAAGCCTACGTTTAATTAGAATGCAAAAAATAACGGCATTCGCATAATTAATAGCAGACAGTTACTTACCGGTGGAAGATCAGAAATTGCATCACCGAGAAACAGTTCCTTTTCCAACTCAGCGGCTTTGACATCATCATGAATAACAGCATTTGACTGCAGTTATCAAGCAAATTCTCAAATGAAACAGGttgtacacacacacacacatatgtatatatataaatatacagATATATTATTGTACCTCAAATTCCAAAGGAAAGGCTCCCCTTGTAACCACATTATGTGTTGGTAATGGATATCCAGGTAATTTCTGCAAAATTATAATAACATTTAACAAGCTGACGAACAAAATCAAGAATTCTGCATAATATTAATACAAATGTCACCTCGTTGGGCCTGGCGGCCCACATGAACATTCTCATCCTGAACTGTGGGAGTCCATAAGAGCCTGCTGTCATCAAGCCTATACGGGCTTGATAGTTCATTGAAACAAGGCGGCCCAAAGCATATCGTCCAAGGAACCCTTTTGCAAACTTAACTATGTCTACAACGTTTTCCATCAATGCAAATCTTGGTTTTAAATACTCTACAATGTTCATGTAGACTACAAGCTGTTTATTTTTTTCATCGCTTAATGGATCATCTTTTTTCCTAAAGCGATTGAATCCACTTATGCCCTGACAAGGGGGTCCACCACAGATAACATCCACATCCCCCTGACAATCAAAATAAATTACAATTCATAATGTCCAATGATACCTTATAGCTATAAGCCTATAAGTATATAGAAAATTTATGTACTTACGGGTAATGGTAAAAGCTTCGATTTGAACCCATCCACGACAAACTTCTTAATCTTCTCCTGACAATCACTGATATAAACAATTTTATGTCAAATGAATGAAATCATATACGCATGAACGTTAAGACAACAAGCTTAAAGTGATTGCCATACCCCAAGCCATCTATAGGTTCCCAAGTGTCTTCTTCAGGACCATAGTTTTTCCAACGGATCTGACAATACAAGAATATGAAAAGTAATTTTAAATATTACGGATACgtcaaacaaaaaaaacaaagggCAAAATTTCAATAAGAGTGAGAATATCAGGTTAAAAAAAGTACCTTGAGGTACAGCCCACGCTTCTTGATTTCTTTCGGGTCACCATAACAAATAGACAAAATCTTTTCGACTTCAAACACTTCCTCGCCAAGATCATCATCGTCGTCTTCATCATCACCATCGTCCTCTGCGTTTTCAGTTTCTTCTTTCTCAACGCTCATAGGATCCCCGCCAGCAACCAATGAAAACGACTGGCAAAGCTTTTCCCACTCTTTTAACAACAACAAAAAATCATCTGCCGTCTCATTTCTCACCTGCCAAAAAAATGATTTAAAGTCTCGAAAATAAACAAATCTCATATGCAAACAATGTGGAAAATGGCACACACCTCTGTCTCTGGATGATTCAGCTTCAAGCTTTCACACGCGTATTTGTTCAAATCGACAGCCCATCTCTACAAAAAagatatatacatacacacacatcaGAATCGTTATATTTATAAATATACAAAATATCTATAAATCATAACCTACCGTAACAAGATTAACATTTGCCATATTAGCACCCAAGCAAAGCCCTGTAGACATCGCACCGCACCCTGAATAAAGGTCTAGCATTCTCATCTCAGTTCCTTTGACCTCATTGACTTTGGAGTCTTTAATACCGGTTAAATTAGAGTCAGACTCAGAAGATACGGTTGAATCAGACTCGTTTCCATCTCCTTCATTATATGTATCTgtatacaaaaataaaataatataaaaaatcaaaatatgtGTGTGAATCAGAAAATAAAAGTGATGATTTAACAACAATTACCTGTTGGTAACTTTTGGTAACTTGAAAATGGTACCGAATACAGCATGTCATAATAGTAATTTCCATTTGAAAGCATATCTCTTTTAGTAGCAACATCCACCTAAAAAGCCCAACAAAGGTAAGATAAATATAGCATACTGGTTTCGAACTCTCAAAAGGTACAGCCAGTCCTTACATCTAACGGAACCCGCACAATTTTAAGCTTTTCCACAAGACAATCAAGAGGATTGTCATCCTTTATTTCAGAAAGGAATATACGTTTGTCATCAATAAGGTTAGAACAAGCCTGAATGACCTGAAATGGAAATAAAAATACGAATATCAGAACCAAATTATCGAATATTAGAATTCGCTAAGCTTGTTGAAATATAGATTACCGTATCTTTGGCTCTATAAAACCACTGAGCACAAAAATAAGGTTTCTTATCTACTCCTTCAAACATTTCAACAACTCTGCATATGTAATTATCTTCGCCCTCACCAGCCTAAAGAAAAAACAAGATTAATCATAATCAACCATGCTAACTTACTAAGTAGTATTAAATATGTTGAATAACGCAAAACAATATAATGTCAAACATCCAACGAAAAAACTTACCTGGACATAGCAGTCTTCAAAAAGTTTAAAATGCACTCGCCCGTCAATGAGAGCTTCAGTATAATGCTTTTTGGCTTGTATAAACTCTTTCGGGGGCTCACTCCTTAgaatttttaaataaaagatTATTACAAAAACGCCCAACAGCAAAAAAACTACAAACATAAATGCACTAATCATAAATAACTTACCCCTTTGGAATTTCTGTACTATCAATAGTTGCTGTCTTCTGTAACatccaaaacaaaaaaaaaacaaaaaagttaCAAACAGCTCAAATTGGCATTAGTCCCCATTATTTGATATAACTTTACACATACTAAAGTTGAAGCCCATATCTTCTCTCACAATACCAAAAAGAAATGATGTAAAATGTACCAGTACTTTTACATctattttcaaaaattatatgCATTGTTTTAGTAACTAACATAGTAAAGTTGTGCATGCTTTAAACCTTTTCAGATATTCTGGTACAAATTAGCATATTTTTTTACAGATCTTCCATGGCATCAGATCAAAAGTAGATTTTGGCATAAACACAAAAATCTAGCATGTAAATGCGTgtgaaaaattaaaataaataaataatataagaaaaCTCACTTTTTTCTACTGTAACTAGAATTGTTCATCCCAAGAATGAATACTACTTCGCACATGCTACAACAAAAGCCCAAACTTTCTCTCACAATAAATACAATTGTTTAAGTTACCAACAGAGTAAACTTAATAATGCTTTAAACCTTCTCAGATATGAAGTAATCTTACAAACTTAAAACATACAAAAATTTAACTAGCCTTCCTTAAAATCATATCAATCATAGATAGCATATGTCAAAATCATCTCAATCAAAGATTTTGGCAATCAAAGATATCATATGTTGAAATTAAATCAATCATAGATATCATGTGTTTATATGCTACAAAATAGACACAAAAATAATTTTTtgaaacaaaaataataaaaattaaaaagctCACTTTTTTTGCAATGTAACGATGAGGCCACCGTCGTCTAGCTTCATCATTAGGAACCGGATCACCAACAAATTTCGACTCCTCTTCATCTTCCACCAAAGCTTCCTCCTTCTTACTCACAGATTTCCGGCCAGAGCTTCTCGCCGGAGAGTCTCCGTCAACAGCAGCCGGAAgttcaacagcaacagcaacagcattGGACAACAACTGTTCGGTTTCCTCTTTAGGTTTTTTTACTGGAACAGATGAAGGAACATGATCGGCGTCGTTGTCGGATGCACGAGACTTCCTCTTGCTGTTCTTCGCCATTGTTTCCGGCAGcgattgaagaaagagagaagatgGCGGTGGAAGCGGAAGAAGGGGTCTAGGGTTTTATATTGGGGTTAATTGCGTGTGAATTGTGATGGGCGGGAAGAGAGGGGTGTACGTGTGTATTTTAATTCAATTTGAATTTGATTTGACTTCCCATAAAGGGGTGCTTTTGGTTCATGAGTTTGATGTCACTAGAATTGTTTTGAATATTATTTTGTAATTGCATTTGTCCAATTTGTTTagaagttaaaatattaattaactaagttattATCTGTGATTGCTTTCCAGGTTCGGGAAACTTAGTTATATCaattattatttgttattaatacgaccTCATTACACCAAGCATCATTCAACAACAATGTCTTCACATCACCGGATTAGATCATAAACTCATATTAGAGgtcaaacaaaagcacaacaTGACCACATGAATAACATCATTTTCACGTTTACTTCAATTCACTTACGTGATcgggtgatttgggattttgtaaaaatgtttgttcttgtacttcttaacaaaattacatagaattcaagaaaacaaaacaatgacTTAAAGAACTATAGTTTAACACCCAATCTGATCGggcaaacagatgttgaccaaaagtcaaacagttaTTGACCAAAAGTGAAACAGATGTTCAACCAGATCCACTGTCTTCTTATATTTTAGCActgttttcctcttcaaaacactgttcaacctaacatgggtttccatgaACTGTTGACCAGAAGTCAAACAGATGTTAAAACCACTGTTTGAGTTATTCAAACGTCTGTTGAATACTGAATGAGATGTTGGCcaaaagtcaatcagatgttgaccaaaagtcaagcAGATGTTCACCAAAAGTCAAACGAAGTGACCCATACATGATTTCTTATACATATTTAACATGTCTCATTTGATCAATTTCAGTTTTACTTTGGAAATTGTGGACACCAGTCCAAGGAAAAGGCGATATGTTTCTTAATATAATCGAAACTGTATGTGTTTCTATTTGCTTGAAATGATTATCAGAGAATAGAACTCGATGTTTTTATTCCTTTAATGGCATAATTAACCAGCTTATTATTGTCAAAGAATAGCGCTTATAACTTTGAACATGATTTTGCTATTAGTTTGTACTGTATTTTCATTTAAGGAATCGTTTCGAGCGAGTAACCGAGTATAttgtgttaggatctgaggctatcatgattatgtttgtttgttataattgaacaaatgaatgaaagtaaaatgagattagatgcaacagaaatggaaacaaactttgtaaacacaatctaAGGGAAAATAGTTTTTTGTAGACACATGTTTCTGATTAGTCGAAGGATCCCATCAGTAGTTTGAGCTTCAATTTTTATGCTTCATCAGTGCTTTGACTTAACAGTTGTTTACAGGATCAACAGTTGTTGAGAAGGGCAGTACTTGGAGTatatcagatgttggagccactGTCAAGGGAAAAGATTGaatacaaacatctgcttattctggatccactgctctgatccagttttggatTTAAACAACTGTTcctctgtagggttcaatcccaacaatctccccctggaacagatgatgccaaaacccttcattattgtgGATCTTTATTGTCTCATAAGAATTCTCTGacttgccctttgaattgtaacTCAAAGTCCAAGGAatctgtatcatcttcatccctgcacagtgtaagatcaaggagatcttgtagatcttcaacacccaggcccaatgcttgttcccttgatattttcttcacttcacCACTGGATTTGATCAAAGTCAATatgtgggtctgtttgtcagattTCCACTTTAATATTTTTGAAtccagtgggtttcttgggagaggttttattgatgatgagtttggagatggtgGCCTGGTAGTGACTGGTTGAGCAATACGTGTTGTTTGTGTCAATTCAATCTTTTCTGCTATCATCTGCTTAAGGCCTATTTTTACAATGTAATCCCCTGCTGTTGTTTCTgcatccatctgcttttgtttccttatttgataaaggatggcagcaggtggagcagtggatctcctgatttgtaGCTTTTGTGGCTTAGCTGGAACCACTGCTTCAGGGTAAACAGGATTTTGAGGAACATTAGGATTTTTCTTTCTTAGTTCTTCCAGCTTTTTGTAAGATGCCAACACTTTATCTTCTTTCCACATTGTCACCTGATTCCTTGACCCAAAATTAGCAGTAAtgagttcttctttcattctcttcagctttAACAACATATCTGGTACATTTTTCATGTACTTTTACCAAACAGGAGGAGTGTGTTTCACTTTGTCTTTGTTCATCTTTTCAATTCTTTCTAACTCCTCTTTGAGCTCACTAATAGTCCATTCTTTATATTGAGCCTTTTCTGCCTTGTATTTCTTGAAAGCCATGATGTGTTCAATGTAATCTTTTCTCATGCTTTCATCATCTCTTTCTGATAGTTGCTGACAGAGATTTTTTGAAAACCTTTCCAAAGTACTGACCTGAGTGAGCAGGTATTGATAGTATGTTTGAATCTCCTTGTCAGGTTTTCCTTCTGTATTTCTTTTGGAGATATTCTCTGCTTGTTGAGCCTTTAACTTCAAATATTCTTCTATGTTATTAGGCCTAGGATATCCTTGAAgagatggcaaactccttttagcagggtcatcttcagagtagaaggatttgatctcctCTCTAACTGCTGGAAGATCTAATGGACACTAGACACTTGCAGGAGTAATGGCAGTGTTTAGATTAAAGGCTTGTGCTGAAGAGAGTGGAACAGGGTTTAGAATGGTAACAAGTGTCAATGGTTGTGAAGATGTTAGAGGTGGTGAAAAGTCATCATTGAGTATCATCCTTCTCCTTTTGGGTTTAGGAGAGGTTGGTGGTGTGTTGGTGGGTTGATTGGTGGTGATTTGAGTAGTAGAtggctgactaacagttgttgaaacaattggtgtttcaaccactgttgtcattacaacagatgatgtgtcacctgatgtcttctgctttttggcaggtggtGTTGGTGGTTTTGAGGATGTTTTTAGTGGTGATGTGATTTTTGGTGGCAGTGGATGTGGTTGTTGAAGTGGTATTGGTGGCAGTTGTTGggttaacatctgttggtttggaagATTGATGAGTGGAGCTTCTGGGAGGTTTGGGAGTATGTTTTGTGATTCTGGAAGGTGTGGATTTGGTTTGCCTCACTTGTCTAGTGGGTTGTTTTCTTTTTTGCTTAGGACTTTCTTCATCCTTGGGCTCAGAAACACCCTGCACTTCCATTTCCATAAAGACTTTCTTCTCCTGCTCAAACCTTGATTTTCCCTTTGCCTCCATATCCTTTTTCAGCCTTGCTTTTGCATCAGCAATAGCATTTAAGGTTACATCAATCTTTTTGGTACCATCTAGCTTAGGGATGTCTGCAAGCATGCTGGAATTATCTAGTGCAATGTACAGACCATCCTCGTATCCCTTTTTCTTTAACAACCTCATTTTCTCCCCCATTTTGGCATCACTGGGTGGAGGATTATCAACAAAAATTATTGTAgtaggagcagtgccagtggttttcaacagatgggccttgattgccttgatgtctgcttgtgtaTCTTTGAACCTTGCTTCCATGAGATTTCTGATCTTTTGAACTTGAATTTCGTGTTGCTGATCAGCATATTCTCTTTGTTGGTGCAACAGAGGTTGAAATAGACTACAAAGCTCAGTGGGAGTAGGAGCAGGTGATGGAGCAGATGTTGCAGCTGGTGCAGCAGTGGGTGTTGCCTTTTgtgcttgtaacaactgttgtagcattgACTTGATGTCTGCAACAGATGTGTCCAATTTGTcaaccctctccgtcaattccttgtacattaaaccatcacctaagttaatgggatcatctgatttcccaatggcagtggttgtatcagtagTTGACTTAGGGAATGTATTCCAAaagtcatccactgatgcccctttttcttggtactggggacttctttcctcAGCAATTGACATCCTTTTAATAGAATCAGTGGTTGGAACAAACACACCAGCGGATATCAGAGTTGCTGGAgaggaaattgccttcaaggaagtcttattgatgaaacaactggccaggtgtagatcagtggattcaacacttgtagttgctgctccacttgaactattGACAGGAAGTACTTGTACTTCCtccagtgtaacctcctcagttgttggtTAGTTAGCAATGATTGAGACaccagacccagtcacttgttgaggtatattctcattaacaggtgtTTGAGAAGAACTGGTTTATGTCTGGGCTAAATCAagtgcatccaacaaaagttttgtTTGTGGGGGAATTTAAGAAGTGAGGATAGGTGTAGAAAGcgaatttgccccgggcagtggGTTGTAAatgatggaatcaagtgattccagatcatcataatttggtgtccctgttcttacaacctgttcttttttagaagaagcaggaggggtttgaggctcaggttgagatctttcttccaactgttgtgaggaagtagcagcagtggttattggtgacttttgtgttgtcactggtagttgctctgggatctcatcttccagagttacctTTGTTTTGGTTTGGGAGGCTTTTGTGATTTTTTCTGTTTTGGTCTTTTGGTGGTTTTAGGTGGGGTTTCACGGCAGTTGTTTTGCTattgtgatcaccttgagcagtgggctcaacagctggtgcctgaggagcagtggtagctgctgaAGTCTGCTCAGaaacctctgcttgtgttttggaaaGTTTTGACAGCCTTATAAAGGTTTCAGAAGTGAGACTGTGTATTGAAAAAGGATTGCCCTGGATAAGCACATGGGCATTATCTTTTGAAAATTTCTTTTTAAAATAGTAACTGAAAAACCTTGGAAAGAGCAAAAATGCCTTTTTATTAACAtttgtaacaagataattgaagatttcctgggaatagttaaaattttcaccATGTAAGATAGCATAACCCAGATATTGAATCTTCAATgggatttcattgaaagcagTGGTCTTGTTTAAGACACACATCAATAGGGTATGAAACAAAAACCTTGTGGCAGGAGGAAAACTGCCTTTTTGTAAAGTGTCTTTTTTCATTTCCTCTTCATAACCCCTTTCAATGAAATCCGTTTGATACTCGATTAGGGAAAGATGTTTTACCTTGAAGATCATCGAGTTCAAAAACCTCCGAAATGGTTTGAGGTGTTATTGTGACTGGAACACCCTTTATAGAAGAATTGATGGCTAAGGGCTTTTTTTCCTTAGTTTCCAACTTAGCATTTTTCCAGAATTCTTGCTGGGTATCCATGTAGATCGGAGCATCACaagttaacaaagttttgtactttgaagacgacAGAGCATCAATGATGGAATTGAAGGTTTCGGTTTCAAGTAGACCCAAGTAGTTATGTGGGGAATTGAGTGGGAGAGACATGGTGATTTGAGTATGATTGCGAGAGGAAGAAGACGATGAAGAGGATAAGTGATTTTGAGAGAAATGGATgataactgctttgagaaaggaattttgaattcgattcgatagtaaaaaccctgtttgggggttttgatcagggttttataggggGAAAAGTGAATGATGACGTGGCAGCGattacaaaagatctgacggtCAAAGTACTATCCACGTGCCAACCACTGATGAATAATGGAAGACAGTTGgtaggaaaccactgatgaaaCAATATCAGTGGTTTGCAACGGTTACAAATGAGAACAGTGACTGACTTTAAGCTATTAGTGGATAGCCATCAGTGGgttaaaacactgattttgaacaacagtgattaacaatgaattgagagaacagaggttgactatcAGCAGTGGACAACATATAacagaacagatgtttgaaccGAAAACAATGATTATGGACAAACTTTTAAGGTTTATGAAATATTttcattttaactatttttaaggatggaatTTTGGTTTCCTGAAAACATTTTGATGCTTATAATTCATGTTCGAACAAATTTTACTTGTTTATCCATGTGAAGCATATCATTCCTAGGGATCAACTTTTCAAGGGTAAATATGTCTAATGTTTAGGTTAGCACATCTACCAGTTGACCCTTAGTTAGAATTAGTTAGAATATAAAACAgggaaatcaaacctttttcatagcaaacCTTCACAGAGTGATGTCTGATTGTGAATGATGGTGAAACAATGAGATATTGAATCTTTGATGATATATTTCAGCTACTTGACTGTCCTGCATAAAAGAAGCCTTTTGATGATATATTTCAGCTACtttgatgatgttgagagtttttattgacactgacattttagaatatgttaagatgcatgttgagatta encodes:
- the LOC110920934 gene encoding DNA (cytosine-5)-methyltransferase CMT3 isoform X1 — protein: MAKNSKRKSRASDNDADHVPSSVPVKKPKEETEQLLSNAVAVAVELPAAVDGDSPARSSGRKSVSKKEEALVEDEEESKFVGDPVPNDEARRRWPHRYIAKKKTATIDSTEIPKGSEPPKEFIQAKKHYTEALIDGRVHFKLFEDCYVQAGEGEDNYICRVVEMFEGVDKKPYFCAQWFYRAKDTVIQACSNLIDDKRIFLSEIKDDNPLDCLVEKLKIVRVPLDVDVATKRDMLSNGNYYYDMLYSVPFSSYQKLPTDTYNEGDGNESDSTVSSESDSNLTGIKDSKVNEVKGTEMRMLDLYSGCGAMSTGLCLGANMANVNLVTRWAVDLNKYACESLKLNHPETEVRNETADDFLLLLKEWEKLCQSFSLVAGGDPMSVEKEETENAEDDGDDEDDDDDLGEEVFEVEKILSICYGDPKEIKKRGLYLKIRWKNYGPEEDTWEPIDGLGDCQEKIKKFVVDGFKSKLLPLPGDVDVICGGPPCQGISGFNRFRKKDDPLSDEKNKQLVVYMNIVEYLKPRFALMENVVDIVKFAKGFLGRYALGRLVSMNYQARIGLMTAGSYGLPQFRMRMFMWAARPNEKLPGYPLPTHNVVTRGAFPLEFESNAVIHDDVKAAELEKELFLGDAISDLPPVANDEERDEIPYGDMPATEFQKFIRLKKEDMPGFSGVTVGSSEHLLYDHRPYKCNDDDYQRVCQIPKRKGANFRDLKGVRVRDDNHVEWDPDVERVYLPSGKPLVPDYAMSFVDGRSSKPFGRLWWDEIVPTVVTRAEPHNQAILHPLQDRVLTIRENARLQGFPDYYKLLGPIKERYIQVGNAVAVPVARALGYSLAMSCKGTAVEGPTFILPKKFPSLEAVASPALILDEDQ
- the LOC110920934 gene encoding DNA (cytosine-5)-methyltransferase CMT3 isoform X2, giving the protein MFEGVDKKPYFCAQWFYRAKDTVIQACSNLIDDKRIFLSEIKDDNPLDCLVEKLKIVRVPLDVDVATKRDMLSNGNYYYDMLYSVPFSSYQKLPTDTYNEGDGNESDSTVSSESDSNLTGIKDSKVNEVKGTEMRMLDLYSGCGAMSTGLCLGANMANVNLVTRWAVDLNKYACESLKLNHPETEVRNETADDFLLLLKEWEKLCQSFSLVAGGDPMSVEKEETENAEDDGDDEDDDDDLGEEVFEVEKILSICYGDPKEIKKRGLYLKIRWKNYGPEEDTWEPIDGLGDCQEKIKKFVVDGFKSKLLPLPGDVDVICGGPPCQGISGFNRFRKKDDPLSDEKNKQLVVYMNIVEYLKPRFALMENVVDIVKFAKGFLGRYALGRLVSMNYQARIGLMTAGSYGLPQFRMRMFMWAARPNEKLPGYPLPTHNVVTRGAFPLEFESNAVIHDDVKAAELEKELFLGDAISDLPPVANDEERDEIPYGDMPATEFQKFIRLKKEDMPGFSGVTVGSSEHLLYDHRPYKCNDDDYQRVCQIPKRKGANFRDLKGVRVRDDNHVEWDPDVERVYLPSGKPLVPDYAMSFVDGRSSKPFGRLWWDEIVPTVVTRAEPHNQAILHPLQDRVLTIRENARLQGFPDYYKLLGPIKERYIQVGNAVAVPVARALGYSLAMSCKGTAVEGPTFILPKKFPSLEAVASPALILDEDQ